From a region of the Fischerella sp. JS2 genome:
- a CDS encoding PAS domain S-box protein has protein sequence MSNHRTVLVIGDSDEGNNNYKQQLQQDRSVAYRIISQQYNSSVLTLPQLQQIDGILLELRSPCSNSINLLRQLKEQMGDRCPPIIVIDGGDTKTAVQAFKNGAVDYLVRDQITPEDLRLAMCSAIKNAQLRQELQRNQEQFQTSVENMLDCFGIFSAIRDKLGQIVDFRIDYLNKAACENNQMPKAMQIGRGLCEIFPAHHESGLFDEYCRVVETGEPLIKDLLIYDDTFGDRRLVRVFDIRATRLNDGFVACWRDVTDRKRLELELSQTVTDLQQQQYRIQRLIDKAPIGIGIGSVSGAVKVINDTMLHLHGLTREEFEQQGMNWREFAPPELSEQTEQAMIQVQQQGFTPPIEKQLCRRDGTRLPIWICTMQWMDGTDEHVAFAVDLTQRKQAEAAIQQLNQELTNRVSELQTLLEILPVGIAIATDPGCTHMQSNAYIRQLLNIRPGDNISKSAPAEEQPAYRVFQNKEEVPAENLPMQVAARLGVEVRDAEFDILLPNGTVRQLLCYATPLRGDQNQIRGVIGAFVDITERNQDAAALKASQQRYRELAEAMPQMVWTADATGAVNYWNQRWYEYTGLSEAESMGLAGTSTVHPDERDRTLALWSQAIANGESFEIEYQLRRWDGEYHWFICRAIPTQDTQGQTTGWIGTITDIDNQKQLETRLLHEIVNHQRTEQELRRGEERLRLAQLAANAGHWDWEIETNRVFWSTEYYTLYGLDPAIPSSYENWLASILEIDRERVDREVRAALASNQGEVNIEYRIHHPIRGVRWLVAKGQTRFNAVGQPQGMSGFTFDITDRKQAEIALRQNQERLYLAMKAAKMGSWDWDIQTGKVNWSTNLEHLFGMASGSFDGQYKTFRAMIHPDDLPWVESAIHRAVYEREDYNIEFRFMKPDGTVRWALGLGRVFYDAFGNPVTMTGVDMDISERKQAEADLRASEERFRHMADNAPMMIWVTDATGYCTYLSQRWYEFTGQTEATGLGMGWLEAVHPDDRELSKSIFLDAIERQADFRLEYRLRRQDGEYRWAIDAASPWLGKDGEFKGYIGSVIDISDRKRAERELQESEARFRTLADNISQFAWMADENGWIFWYNQRWFDYTGTTLAEMEGWGWQKVHHPDHVEGVVEKFRHCVETGETWEDTFPLRGKDGQYRWFLSRAVPVLDEQGKVLRWFGTNTDITDRQQLLQQEQAAREAAERANRIKDEFLAVLSHELRSPLNPILGWTKLLQTRKFDETKIAQALTIIERNAKLQTQLIDDLLDIAKILRGKLSLNTTSVSLSLIVEAAIETVTTAAVAKSISLHSVLPNIGQVSGDAARLQQVVWNLLSNAIKFTPNGGRVDIRLQRVGNQAQITVSDTGKGIGADFVPYIFESFRQEDASITRKYGGLGLGLAIVRQLVEAHGGTITADSPGEGLGATFTVRLPLLNVAPQIQQTDELPQQELELTGIRVLAVDDDADARELLTVLLTQYGAEVLTVSCASEVLANLESLKPDVLVSDIGMPEVDGYTLIQQVRNLSPAKGGQIPAIALSAYARVDDHQKSISSGYQKHLTKPLEPEQLVQAVVALTHTKLNRSLTSSPRRHSR, from the coding sequence ATGTCAAATCACCGGACTGTCCTTGTAATTGGTGACTCGGATGAGGGCAATAACAATTATAAGCAGCAGTTACAGCAAGATAGAAGCGTAGCATACAGGATTATATCACAGCAATATAACAGTTCAGTTTTGACACTGCCTCAATTGCAGCAGATTGATGGCATTCTCTTAGAACTTCGCTCTCCCTGTTCCAATAGCATCAACTTGCTGCGTCAATTAAAAGAGCAGATGGGCGATCGCTGTCCGCCGATCATTGTTATTGATGGTGGAGACACAAAGACCGCAGTACAGGCGTTTAAGAATGGAGCGGTAGATTATCTGGTTAGAGATCAGATAACTCCTGAGGATTTGCGCCTAGCAATGTGCAGTGCGATCAAAAATGCCCAGTTACGACAGGAACTGCAACGCAATCAAGAGCAGTTTCAAACATCGGTTGAGAATATGCTGGACTGCTTTGGCATCTTCTCAGCCATACGGGATAAGTTGGGGCAAATTGTAGACTTTCGCATTGATTATCTCAACAAAGCAGCGTGCGAAAACAACCAGATGCCTAAAGCGATGCAGATTGGTCGGGGTTTATGTGAGATTTTTCCCGCCCATCACGAATCAGGATTGTTTGACGAATATTGTCGGGTCGTGGAAACTGGAGAGCCGTTAATCAAAGACTTGCTGATCTACGATGATACTTTTGGTGATCGCCGATTGGTGCGAGTGTTTGATATCCGGGCAACCAGGCTCAATGATGGCTTTGTTGCCTGTTGGCGCGATGTTACCGACCGCAAACGTTTAGAGTTGGAGTTGAGCCAGACGGTAACAGACTTGCAACAGCAGCAGTATCGAATACAACGGCTGATCGATAAGGCTCCGATTGGCATTGGCATAGGGTCAGTAAGCGGCGCAGTCAAAGTAATAAACGATACCATGTTGCACCTGCACGGGCTAACACGGGAAGAATTTGAGCAACAGGGTATGAACTGGCGTGAGTTTGCCCCGCCTGAGTTGTCTGAACAAACCGAGCAGGCAATGATACAAGTGCAGCAGCAGGGCTTTACCCCGCCGATAGAGAAACAACTGTGCCGCCGGGATGGAACGCGCCTTCCCATCTGGATTTGCACCATGCAGTGGATGGATGGCACGGATGAGCATGTAGCATTCGCTGTGGATTTAACCCAGCGAAAACAAGCTGAGGCCGCCATTCAACAACTAAACCAAGAGTTAACCAACCGGGTGTCTGAACTGCAAACCCTATTAGAAATTCTGCCTGTGGGCATTGCGATCGCCACCGATCCAGGCTGTACTCACATGCAAAGCAATGCTTACATTCGGCAACTACTTAACATTCGTCCTGGTGATAACATCTCGAAGAGTGCGCCTGCTGAGGAGCAACCAGCCTACCGAGTTTTCCAAAACAAAGAGGAAGTCCCGGCTGAGAACTTGCCGATGCAAGTAGCTGCCAGATTGGGCGTAGAGGTGCGAGATGCAGAATTTGACATTCTGCTGCCAAATGGCACGGTGCGCCAGCTTCTATGCTATGCAACTCCCCTGCGAGGCGACCAGAATCAAATCCGGGGTGTAATCGGAGCCTTTGTTGATATCACAGAACGCAACCAGGACGCTGCTGCTCTCAAAGCCAGTCAACAGCGTTACCGAGAGTTAGCTGAAGCCATGCCCCAAATGGTTTGGACTGCCGACGCAACAGGGGCGGTTAATTACTGGAATCAACGCTGGTACGAGTACACTGGTTTGAGTGAAGCTGAATCAATGGGTTTGGCGGGGACTAGTACGGTTCACCCCGATGAGCGCGATCGCACCCTAGCTTTATGGAGTCAGGCGATCGCCAACGGTGAATCCTTTGAAATTGAATACCAGCTTCGTCGCTGGGATGGCGAATATCACTGGTTCATCTGTCGAGCCATCCCAACACAGGATACTCAGGGACAGACAACAGGCTGGATTGGCACGATTACTGATATTGACAACCAGAAGCAATTAGAAACAAGACTACTGCATGAGATTGTCAACCACCAGCGCACCGAACAGGAACTGCGCCGAGGCGAGGAGCGGCTGAGGTTGGCCCAACTGGCAGCCAATGCGGGTCACTGGGATTGGGAAATCGAAACAAATAGAGTCTTCTGGTCAACCGAATATTACACGCTCTACGGTCTTGACCCTGCCATACCATCATCCTATGAAAACTGGTTGGCTAGCATTTTGGAAATAGACCGGGAACGGGTGGATCGGGAAGTTCGCGCTGCCCTGGCAAGCAACCAGGGCGAAGTTAATATTGAGTATCGCATTCATCACCCAATTCGAGGCGTGCGATGGCTGGTAGCAAAGGGGCAAACCCGATTTAATGCTGTCGGACAGCCGCAGGGAATGAGTGGCTTTACCTTTGACATTACTGATCGCAAGCAAGCCGAAATTGCTTTGCGACAAAACCAAGAGCGGCTTTACCTGGCAATGAAAGCTGCCAAGATGGGAAGTTGGGATTGGGACATTCAGACAGGTAAAGTCAACTGGTCTACTAATCTGGAACACTTATTTGGTATGGCTTCCGGTAGCTTTGATGGGCAGTATAAAACCTTCAGGGCAATGATTCATCCAGACGATTTGCCTTGGGTTGAATCAGCTATTCATCGCGCCGTTTATGAACGAGAAGACTACAACATTGAATTTCGCTTCATGAAGCCAGATGGAACGGTGCGTTGGGCGTTGGGTCTCGGGCGAGTCTTTTACGATGCATTCGGCAATCCAGTCACGATGACTGGTGTTGATATGGATATTTCAGAGCGCAAACAAGCAGAAGCAGACCTACGAGCTAGTGAAGAACGATTCCGCCACATGGCAGACAACGCACCTATGATGATTTGGGTGACAGATGCCACTGGTTATTGCACTTATCTCAGCCAACGCTGGTACGAGTTCACCGGACAAACGGAAGCCACAGGACTGGGAATGGGATGGTTAGAGGCAGTGCATCCAGACGATCGCGAACTTTCTAAAAGTATCTTCTTAGACGCAATTGAGCGTCAAGCAGATTTTCGGTTAGAATATCGTCTGCGCCGTCAAGACGGAGAATATCGCTGGGCAATCGATGCAGCAAGTCCGTGGTTGGGGAAAGATGGAGAGTTTAAAGGATATATTGGCTCTGTCATAGACATTAGCGATCGCAAGCGGGCTGAGCGAGAACTGCAAGAGAGCGAAGCACGTTTCCGCACCCTGGCAGATAACATCTCCCAATTTGCCTGGATGGCAGATGAGAATGGGTGGATTTTCTGGTATAATCAGCGCTGGTTTGATTACACAGGTACAACCCTGGCAGAGATGGAAGGTTGGGGCTGGCAAAAAGTGCATCACCCTGACCATGTGGAAGGGGTAGTAGAAAAGTTTCGTCACTGTGTTGAAACAGGCGAAACCTGGGAGGATACCTTTCCCCTACGCGGTAAAGATGGACAGTATCGCTGGTTTCTCTCCCGCGCCGTTCCAGTTCTGGATGAACAAGGCAAGGTGTTGCGGTGGTTTGGTACCAATACGGACATTACTGATCGCCAACAACTCCTTCAGCAAGAGCAAGCCGCACGGGAAGCCGCCGAACGCGCCAACCGCATCAAGGATGAATTTCTCGCTGTCCTTTCCCACGAATTACGATCACCGCTCAACCCGATTTTGGGTTGGACAAAGCTGTTGCAAACTCGTAAGTTTGATGAAACAAAAATAGCTCAAGCCCTTACCATCATTGAGCGAAATGCCAAATTACAAACTCAACTGATCGATGATTTGCTCGATATCGCCAAAATCTTGCGCGGCAAACTGAGCCTGAATACTACCTCGGTTAGTTTATCTTTGATTGTTGAAGCCGCGATCGAAACAGTCACAACAGCAGCTGTTGCTAAATCCATCTCACTGCATTCTGTATTACCCAATATTGGGCAAGTGTCTGGTGATGCTGCCCGCCTTCAGCAAGTTGTCTGGAATTTGTTGTCCAATGCCATTAAATTCACGCCCAATGGTGGCCGAGTAGACATCCGCCTCCAACGGGTCGGCAATCAGGCACAAATTACAGTCAGTGACACAGGTAAAGGCATAGGCGCAGACTTTGTACCTTACATCTTTGAATCCTTCCGCCAGGAAGATGCTTCAATTACTCGCAAGTATGGAGGATTAGGTCTGGGCTTGGCGATCGTTCGTCAGTTAGTTGAGGCACACGGCGGCACCATTACGGCTGACAGCCCCGGTGAAGGGTTAGGAGCCACATTTACAGTTCGATTGCCACTGTTGAATGTTGCACCCCAAATTCAGCAGACAGATGAGTTACCCCAACAAGAACTCGAACTCACGGGAATTCGAGTCCTTGCAGTCGACGATGATGCCGATGCTCGTGAGTTATTAACAGTATTATTAACCCAATATGGAGCAGAGGTGTTGACTGTTAGCTGTGCGTCAGAGGTACTGGCAAATTTAGAATCCTTGAAACCGGATGTGTTAGTCAGTGATATTGGGATGCCCGAAGTCGATGGCTACACCCTGATCCAACAGGTGCGTAACTTATCCCCCGCAAAAGGAGGACAGATTCCTGCGATCGCCCTGAGTGCCTATGCAAGAGTTGACGATCACCAAAAATCTATAAGCAGTGGCTATCAAAAGCATTTAACAAAGCCACTTGAGCCAGAACAGTTAGTTCAAGCTGTGGTGGCCCTCACACACACCAAACTAAATCGTTCCTTGACATCCTCACCGAGAAGACACTCACGCTAG
- a CDS encoding pyridoxine 5'-phosphate synthase, whose translation MTVHPRPDGRHIRPADVYALAEIVTVEFNIEGNPFQVPFMEIVRQVKPTQCTLVPDTHKKINLPPA comes from the coding sequence ATTACAGTTCATCCTCGTCCAGATGGGCGTCATATTCGCCCTGCGGATGTTTACGCCTTGGCAGAGATTGTAACAGTTGAGTTTAACATTGAAGGGAACCCGTTTCAAGTGCCATTTATGGAGATAGTTCGCCAAGTCAAGCCAACGCAATGCACCTTAGTCCCAGACACTCATAAAAAAATTAACCTTCCTCCAGCATAG
- a CDS encoding Pepco domain-containing protein: MSTEIPTPKTIWIITEEVAETATSVETTTTGARSSRDLGGILGAEVTETTEVKFTRYKAVEVDQLKQEMSGFLQAMREILEEADSPNSKIQLEEVELSVEINGEGKISLFGVGGKAGGKGAMTFKFKRCS; the protein is encoded by the coding sequence ATGTCAACAGAAATTCCAACCCCAAAAACAATCTGGATTATTACTGAAGAAGTCGCTGAAACTGCTACTTCTGTGGAAACTACGACTACTGGTGCTAGAAGTAGTCGCGATCTTGGCGGAATACTTGGTGCAGAAGTTACGGAAACGACAGAAGTAAAGTTCACCAGGTACAAAGCTGTTGAAGTAGACCAACTCAAGCAGGAAATGTCAGGATTCTTACAGGCGATGCGAGAAATTCTTGAAGAAGCAGACTCGCCAAATTCTAAAATCCAACTTGAGGAGGTGGAGTTATCTGTAGAAATTAATGGCGAAGGAAAAATCAGCCTGTTTGGCGTTGGTGGAAAAGCGGGAGGTAAGGGTGCGATGACTTTCAAATTCAAACGGTGTTCGTAG
- a CDS encoding PLP-dependent aminotransferase family protein, which yields MDLAIALNSQIDVPLHQQLYEEIRKAILNKRLLPNQRIPSTRKLSKSLGISRTTVTTCYDQLLSEGYIKTIVGSGTYVCDQLPDDLLNPTPFESCYKQIFAQRPLSKYATSLMENDVSTTTEPHAPINFRYGRPALELFPMQLWRKLLSRHCRSHCHWLDYATDALGYERLREAIARYLSQSRAVQCEPEQVIITNGTQQALYLVMRLLIDPGDAVALEDPGYLSARRIFLAQAAKLLPVPVDESGLIVRELGNYKDEHIKLIYVTPSHQFPTGAILSLSRRLELLAWAHSHGAMIIEDDYDSEYRYGDRPIPALQGLDKSDCVLYIGTFSKVLFPSLRIGYLVLPKSLVAIFAQAKWLSDRHLPLLEQYVLTDFIESGHLERHIRKMRQHYDQCRQVLVQALSDRFGERVTILGEKAGLHLMVKLHTQLTDEEIIEGAASLGVGMMSAQPHYLKENRTGEFIFGYSELTSQQIQEGICRLAKVLVA from the coding sequence ATGGATTTGGCGATCGCACTCAACAGTCAGATAGATGTGCCATTACACCAGCAGTTATACGAAGAAATACGTAAAGCAATACTCAACAAACGCCTGCTACCCAATCAACGCATTCCATCCACGCGAAAGCTCTCCAAATCCTTGGGTATTTCTCGTACTACGGTGACTACTTGCTACGATCAACTCCTTAGTGAAGGCTATATCAAAACTATAGTTGGTTCTGGCACATATGTCTGCGATCAACTCCCCGACGATCTGCTAAATCCTACACCATTTGAGTCTTGCTACAAACAGATTTTTGCGCAAAGACCGCTATCTAAGTATGCCACCAGTTTGATGGAAAATGATGTATCTACAACTACTGAACCTCATGCCCCTATTAACTTCCGCTATGGACGGCCTGCTTTGGAATTATTTCCAATGCAACTGTGGCGGAAATTACTGTCTCGTCATTGTCGTTCCCATTGTCATTGGCTAGATTATGCTACAGATGCCTTGGGATATGAACGGTTAAGGGAAGCGATCGCTCGTTACCTGTCCCAGTCCCGTGCAGTGCAATGCGAACCTGAGCAGGTGATCATTACTAATGGCACTCAGCAAGCTTTATATTTGGTGATGCGCTTGTTAATCGATCCTGGTGATGCTGTTGCTTTGGAAGATCCTGGTTATTTAAGCGCACGCCGTATCTTTCTTGCACAAGCTGCCAAGCTTTTACCAGTACCTGTAGATGAGTCAGGTTTAATAGTCAGGGAGTTAGGGAACTATAAGGATGAACACATTAAGCTTATTTACGTGACTCCTTCTCACCAGTTTCCTACAGGAGCAATACTGTCTTTGTCTCGGCGACTAGAGTTACTAGCTTGGGCGCATTCTCATGGAGCTATGATTATTGAGGATGATTATGACAGTGAATATCGCTATGGTGATAGACCAATACCAGCCCTACAAGGATTGGATAAAAGCGATTGTGTGCTGTACATAGGTACTTTCTCCAAGGTACTGTTTCCTTCACTGCGGATTGGTTACTTAGTTTTACCCAAAAGTTTAGTAGCAATATTTGCCCAGGCTAAGTGGTTGAGCGATAGACACTTACCATTGTTAGAACAGTATGTTTTGACTGATTTTATTGAATCAGGGCATTTAGAAAGACATATTAGAAAAATGCGTCAGCACTATGATCAATGTCGCCAAGTATTAGTGCAAGCATTAAGCGATCGCTTTGGGGAACGAGTAACAATTTTAGGCGAGAAGGCTGGGCTGCATTTAATGGTGAAACTACACACGCAACTTACGGATGAGGAGATTATTGAGGGGGCTGCATCCTTAGGTGTGGGGATGATGTCTGCTCAACCCCATTATCTGAAAGAGAATCGCACTGGCGAATTTATTTTTGGTTACTCGGAACTGACATCACAACAAATTCAAGAGGGAATTTGCAGATTGGCTAAAGTTCTTGTTGCATAG
- a CDS encoding zinc-dependent alcohol dehydrogenase translates to MLAALLYGKENLRLETVADPTPKKGEVVIQVGAATTCGTDLKVWRRGGHAKMLKPPTLFGHEAAGQIVAIGEGVTGRQIGDRVVANNSAPCMNCFFCQRQEYSLCPNLTWNNGTFAEYLKIPAPIVKHNLLPIPEDLPYELAAITEPLACVLHGVARSNVKPGDRVVVLGDGAIGLMFVAKLAHDLAAEVVLFGGNNDRLEIGEKFGAAQTFNYRQLPDIPNVVKEFTDGWGADVVIEATGLPSVWETAIACARPGATVNLFGGCPRDTTITVNTEQLHYSELTLKGVFHNTPEFVRAALLLIASRRIPFELLISEQRPLQDLEAVFCDMRSRKVIKVAMIP, encoded by the coding sequence GTGCTGGCAGCCTTACTTTACGGTAAAGAAAATTTACGCTTAGAAACAGTTGCTGACCCTACTCCCAAAAAAGGAGAGGTGGTGATCCAAGTGGGAGCAGCGACAACCTGTGGTACAGATTTAAAAGTGTGGCGTCGCGGCGGTCATGCCAAGATGCTGAAACCTCCTACTCTCTTTGGTCATGAGGCTGCTGGGCAAATTGTGGCTATTGGTGAAGGTGTCACAGGTAGGCAAATTGGCGATCGCGTGGTTGCTAATAATTCGGCTCCATGCATGAATTGTTTTTTTTGTCAACGTCAAGAGTATTCTCTTTGCCCAAATTTGACGTGGAATAACGGTACTTTTGCAGAATATCTCAAAATTCCCGCGCCGATTGTAAAGCATAATTTATTGCCAATACCAGAAGATTTACCTTATGAATTGGCAGCAATCACAGAACCTTTAGCTTGCGTCCTACATGGGGTAGCCCGTTCCAACGTCAAACCTGGAGACCGGGTGGTAGTTTTGGGAGATGGGGCGATCGGGCTGATGTTTGTAGCTAAGTTGGCTCATGATTTAGCGGCGGAAGTAGTACTATTCGGCGGTAATAACGACAGGCTAGAAATTGGTGAAAAATTCGGTGCAGCCCAAACATTTAATTATCGACAGTTACCAGATATACCGAACGTAGTCAAAGAATTTACCGATGGCTGGGGTGCAGATGTGGTTATTGAAGCGACAGGTTTACCTAGCGTTTGGGAAACAGCGATCGCCTGCGCCCGTCCTGGTGCAACTGTGAATTTATTCGGTGGTTGTCCACGAGACACAACAATCACTGTCAACACAGAACAACTCCACTACAGCGAACTTACTCTCAAGGGAGTATTTCATAATACCCCTGAGTTTGTCAGGGCAGCGTTATTATTAATTGCTAGTCGCAGAATTCCTTTTGAGTTACTAATTAGCGAACAGCGTCCGTTACAAGATTTAGAAGCTGTGTTTTGTGATATGCGATCGCGTAAAGTGATTAAAGTCGCAATGATTCCGTAG
- a CDS encoding pyridoxine 5'-phosphate synthase → MTNLSVNLNKVALLRNTRNLEIPSLTKAAKICMQAGTQGIISSSHDYL, encoded by the coding sequence ATGACGAATCTTAGTGTCAACCTGAATAAAGTTGCCCTGCTGAGAAATACACGCAATTTGGAAATACCTAGCCTTACCAAAGCTGCAAAAATTTGTATGCAAGCAGGTACTCAGGGAATTATATCAAGTTCGCATGATTACTTATAA
- a CDS encoding Dethiobiotin synthetase, whose protein sequence is MNYETACKFLIDQTIASEENPDALLSRLQQGKPPVPGQITSTLLALKVVFEGLKEATTIERELAYALYQLTIKTQMLFAAGRKAGVDWPPLLKEDLLRIAIATESIFSGNWQNLH, encoded by the coding sequence ATGAACTACGAAACTGCTTGCAAATTTCTCATAGATCAAACAATCGCCTCTGAAGAAAACCCCGATGCGTTACTCAGCCGCTTGCAGCAGGGAAAACCACCAGTTCCCGGTCAGATTACCTCAACTTTACTGGCGTTGAAGGTGGTGTTTGAAGGTCTCAAAGAAGCCACTACTATTGAACGAGAACTCGCCTACGCTTTATATCAACTCACCATTAAAACTCAAATGCTGTTTGCAGCAGGACGTAAAGCAGGGGTTGACTGGCCGCCTCTCCTGAAAGAAGATTTATTGAGAATAGCGATCGCTACTGAAAGTATCTTTTCTGGTAACTGGCAAAATTTACATTAA
- a CDS encoding acetolactate synthase large subunit, translated as MNTAELLVRCLENEGVQYVFGLPGEENLHVLEAIKHSSIQFITTRHEQGAAFMADVYGRLTGKAGVCLSTLGPGATNLMTGVADANLDGAPLVAITGQVGTDRMHIESHQYLDLVAMFAPVTKWNKQIVRPSITPEVVRKAFKVAQSEKPGAVHIDLPENIAAMPVEGKPLHKDNIEKTFASFASLRSAAAIISQAVNPIILVGNGAIRDQASDAVTQFATQLNIPVANTFMGKGVIPYTHPLALWAVGLQQRDFITCGFDNTDLVIAIGYDLIEFSPKKWNPDGQIPIVHIAATPAEIDSSYIPSVEVVGDISDSLYEILKVADRQGKPNPYAINLRSNIRADYELYAKDDGFPIKPQKIIYDLRQVMGPEDIVISDVGAHKMWIARHYHCYSPNTCIISNGFAAMGIAIPGAVAAKLVHPNRKVVAATGDGGFMMNCQELETALRVGTAFVTLIFNDGGYGLIEWKQENQFGKGRSSFVHFGNPDFVKLAESMGLKGYRVEDATELVPILKEALAQDVPAVIDCPVDYRENIRFTQKVGELNCVL; from the coding sequence ATGAATACAGCAGAGTTATTAGTAAGGTGCTTAGAAAATGAAGGGGTGCAATATGTTTTCGGACTCCCTGGCGAAGAAAACCTGCACGTTTTGGAAGCGATCAAACACTCCTCCATTCAATTTATTACCACTCGTCATGAACAAGGTGCAGCATTCATGGCGGATGTCTACGGACGTCTGACAGGAAAAGCAGGAGTGTGTCTTTCCACTTTAGGACCAGGGGCTACAAACTTAATGACAGGGGTTGCTGATGCCAACCTCGATGGTGCGCCACTAGTGGCAATTACCGGACAAGTCGGAACAGATAGAATGCACATCGAATCCCATCAATATTTAGATTTGGTGGCTATGTTTGCTCCAGTAACCAAATGGAATAAACAGATTGTGCGACCTAGTATTACACCAGAAGTAGTGCGCAAAGCATTCAAAGTAGCGCAAAGTGAAAAACCAGGTGCAGTTCATATTGATTTACCAGAAAATATAGCTGCTATGCCAGTAGAAGGCAAACCGTTACATAAGGATAATATAGAAAAAACTTTTGCTTCTTTTGCTAGTCTTCGGTCAGCCGCAGCCATAATTTCTCAGGCAGTTAATCCAATCATCTTAGTCGGAAATGGTGCAATTCGCGACCAAGCCAGCGACGCTGTTACTCAATTTGCCACCCAATTAAATATCCCTGTTGCCAACACATTTATGGGTAAAGGAGTGATTCCCTACACCCATCCTTTGGCATTGTGGGCTGTAGGATTGCAACAACGGGATTTTATTACCTGTGGCTTTGATAACACAGATTTAGTCATAGCAATTGGCTATGATTTAATCGAATTTTCCCCGAAAAAATGGAATCCCGATGGTCAAATTCCCATCGTTCATATTGCCGCAACTCCAGCAGAAATAGATAGTAGTTACATTCCCAGCGTGGAAGTTGTTGGTGATATTTCTGATTCTCTCTATGAAATTTTAAAAGTAGCAGATCGCCAGGGTAAACCCAATCCCTACGCTATCAATTTACGATCTAATATTCGTGCTGATTATGAACTGTATGCCAAGGATGACGGGTTTCCGATTAAGCCCCAAAAAATCATTTATGACTTGCGCCAGGTAATGGGACCAGAAGATATTGTCATTTCTGATGTTGGCGCACATAAAATGTGGATTGCCCGTCATTACCATTGTTATAGTCCCAATACTTGCATTATTTCTAATGGTTTTGCCGCAATGGGGATTGCTATCCCTGGTGCAGTTGCAGCTAAACTTGTTCATCCTAATCGTAAAGTTGTGGCTGCAACCGGCGATGGCGGCTTTATGATGAATTGCCAAGAATTAGAAACTGCTTTGCGTGTTGGTACAGCGTTCGTCACCTTAATTTTTAATGATGGTGGCTATGGTCTAATTGAGTGGAAACAAGAAAATCAATTTGGTAAAGGTAGGTCATCCTTTGTGCATTTTGGCAACCCAGATTTTGTCAAATTAGCAGAAAGTATGGGATTAAAAGGCTATCGTGTAGAAGACGCTACCGAATTAGTTCCCATCCTCAAAGAAGCCCTCGCTCAAGATGTGCCAGCAGTGATAGATTGTCCTGTAGACTATCGGGAAAACATTCGCTTTACTCAAAAAGTCGGCGAATTAAATTGTGTGTTGTAA
- a CDS encoding pyridoxamine 5'-phosphate oxidase family protein yields the protein MSNSSENVLPVTQRTKIRRVPQRGQYERQVIYDILDEGLVCHIAFAVDNQPFVIPTAYGRVADRLYIHGSPASRMLRSLQNGIEVCVTVTLLDGLVLARSAFHHSMNYRSVVIFGTAITVENSEEKLVALHAFTEHVMSGRWAEVRPPSFLELQGTLVLSLPLDEASAKVRSDPPLDDEADYSLPVWAGVLPLQQKAAAPIPDPRLHSGITLPNYVHNYTRKYEREEQ from the coding sequence ATGAGTAATAGTAGTGAAAATGTGTTGCCTGTGACGCAACGCACTAAAATTAGGCGTGTTCCCCAACGTGGACAGTACGAACGTCAAGTTATCTATGACATTTTAGATGAAGGTTTGGTGTGCCATATCGCGTTTGCTGTAGATAATCAACCATTTGTGATTCCTACAGCTTATGGCAGGGTGGCAGACAGACTTTATATTCATGGTTCTCCTGCAAGTAGAATGTTGCGATCGCTCCAAAATGGTATCGAAGTCTGCGTTACTGTGACACTACTTGATGGACTAGTACTGGCGCGGTCTGCTTTTCACCATTCGATGAACTATCGGTCAGTAGTAATATTTGGTACAGCAATCACTGTGGAAAATTCTGAAGAAAAGCTAGTAGCACTGCACGCTTTTACTGAACATGTTATGTCGGGACGATGGGCAGAGGTGCGCCCGCCCAGTTTTCTGGAACTGCAAGGAACTTTAGTATTATCTCTGCCACTAGATGAAGCATCAGCAAAGGTACGGTCAGACCCGCCACTTGATGATGAGGCAGATTACAGTTTGCCTGTATGGGCTGGTGTATTACCATTGCAACAGAAAGCAGCAGCACCAATTCCAGATCCTCGTTTGCACTCAGGCATTACTCTACCTAACTATGTGCATAACTATACTCGTAAATATGAAAGAGAAGAGCAATGA